One part of the Tindallia californiensis genome encodes these proteins:
- the sucD gene encoding succinate--CoA ligase subunit alpha yields MSIWVNETSRILIQGITGKTAQYHAQLMQEYGSTIVAGVSPGKEGQALLGIPVFHTVRKAVERTSANVSVIYVPAPYAADAIMEAVDASLDLVVCITEHIPVLDMVKVKKYMEGKRTRLIGPNCPGIITPEACKIGIMPGYIHRKGRIGVVSRSGTLTYEAVHQLSQRGIGQSTAVGIGGDPIHGTDFIDVLQAFQQDEETDAVVMIGEIGGNAEEKAAAWISEHMKKPVVGFISGETAPPGKRMGHAGAIISAGKGTAKEKIEAMKKAGIYMAEKPTSIGKTLVEALKKENLWVDEFESYQHKISKALK; encoded by the coding sequence ATGAGCATCTGGGTAAATGAAACATCAAGAATCCTTATTCAGGGCATTACCGGAAAAACAGCCCAGTATCATGCCCAGCTGATGCAGGAATATGGCAGCACCATCGTGGCCGGAGTCAGTCCTGGGAAAGAAGGTCAGGCACTGTTGGGAATACCTGTGTTTCATACGGTGCGAAAAGCGGTGGAAAGAACCAGTGCCAATGTGAGCGTGATCTACGTACCGGCTCCCTATGCCGCCGATGCCATCATGGAAGCTGTGGATGCTTCTTTGGACCTAGTGGTATGCATTACAGAACATATACCGGTATTGGATATGGTAAAAGTGAAAAAATATATGGAAGGCAAAAGAACCCGGCTGATTGGACCCAACTGCCCGGGAATTATCACGCCGGAAGCTTGCAAAATTGGCATTATGCCTGGCTACATTCATCGAAAAGGAAGAATCGGCGTTGTTTCCCGATCTGGAACCTTGACTTACGAAGCGGTCCACCAGTTATCTCAAAGAGGTATCGGGCAGTCAACTGCCGTGGGCATTGGCGGCGACCCGATTCATGGTACCGACTTCATTGATGTACTACAGGCTTTTCAACAGGATGAGGAGACAGATGCCGTAGTGATGATTGGTGAAATTGGAGGCAATGCCGAAGAAAAAGCCGCCGCCTGGATCAGCGAGCATATGAAGAAACCGGTGGTAGGCTTTATTAGCGGAGAAACCGCACCTCCCGGAAAAAGGATGGGCCATGCCGGAGCCATTATATCAGCAGGAAAAGGAACGGCCAAAGAAAAAATAGAAGCCATGAAAAAAGCCGGTATTTATATGGCAGAAAAACCTACCAGTATTGGAAAAACTTTAGTAGAAGCGTTAAAAAAAGAAAATCTATGGGTCGACGAATTTGAATCCTATCAGCATAAAATTTCGAAAGCCTTAAAATAA
- a CDS encoding DUF4430 domain-containing protein: MSKMAWKQRIALLVTLSMVLPLFSPFVAWAEKDLVEKHTESTKTTVTEKVYQEVDQIPETNDSDDQSDRKHLDTKEEKPEEKQEDAAYEEAKETEETEEVEQIKMQSNDEFEFDEEKGIILGYRGKNPPEELIIPSTINGVDVKKIGEKAFHFSSFGGSINSQIKTLVLPEGLEEVGPWAFQGNLIEELKLPNTLKTVEKRGFWGNQIKEITFSDHLVKIGEDAFEGNKLKEIHLPESLKEIGAMAFKDNELEHVTLSLGLEEIGQQAFTFNALDEIILPDSVKDFPSNGRIFWRSNTKKEDGIQRYTKIYNNGDATDLNTQGIVNPASLTIHYVDEQGKSIKETEGITGQEKHAVCDESWSLVVGNQRYLKDYRTSTGNFRDYNFTESLGENYFRIGNTITFVPKEIPGYLAPEPIEITLEEKHNESNVVYQELGSIALSLEGEGVKSLPEAGTIGINQDVRIYVIPPEGKEIDRFLVNGKDKQERLEYRNLRYEYSFKAIKDTDVEVTYRSVGESTQELEIKVEEKAFLLGEKAQITLAYRGELVEPPFDGIQWNVDDESVAYLDENTGEIIALKSGTFILTAMLKDDSTRQDQIEIEVLSFPSSIRIEANDHTMVPETEVEISSLDLSQYGISREFDEVRPIHVIIAGLESVGIDCSDSQKGLNHNNGTYIDMIDGLATFSTGPGDGWMYYVDHQWANLGVDNYPIHPNQEIVMFFVEDYMDNTYSWFEEKRIYTSTGEATELVLTGSHYDMWTDETTTGPVEGAKILREEEALEIAGETFTTDEDGKVSIVFAKPGTYHLSAERFSTEGKRDISRPYVKVVVEGEEKEPTPFEVEIKGLTNPSYQSKVTAEVEYRGDFQKPVSVQLEYDGQIIEAESSGEYVLNLAEGINVITAKATDNQGNEVTDRKIINYSQIKVVDFKPAPGQFTNTNWTDASRLRSVPDGGISLGAFGGYVIVEFEEPVKNDPRNPYGMDFTVFGNPFEIAGQPNIYNQEPGIVEVSNNLEGPWYVLAGSEHYQEDTYHDYRVTYTNPKKEKATNVPWQDNKGNQGHVKRTIYDNPMYPEAEAFPNIDQNQYTLTGVSILNNLAGTEVGTKAYQVGFGYADSTPTASGADFQGPPNNPYRLGIQGYGGDAMDLRWAVDQQGNPVKLDEVRYVKVYTGLMKHAGGFGEISTEITGIRPSTPVENKVHRIEIAGDLELEPGQNSQLYVKAFDQAGKETIYQQIDWSIEDSKVADIRKEAGLVTGLRDGKVQVTATLATDPTVQDTVELVVGSPETVIPKRLHITNPTGNNTLQVGGKTRLTPVVYDEAGHIIEGIEDDAFVWESQEERIASVEPWFLAGRWEVEGHGVGYTTIQAVYEGIEGSAVIRVLEEELNVRTDDNRRIAENAWKNALKNAKALQSEKVYLGVINTNADREGDTLRIPVAFLQQAKEQKVTLVVEAKDYGLVIDPKAFDLSPYKELDSSELRIRTSMLEAESLPAYQGKETLGRTWKLAMSFYDGEQILEEISQFSAGTEVQWRMKYWGHEGADQEASRMHPYILEDNQEAYIGHSEYHTESQQLRFSLRKPALVTTVLGDYEPIDKEEPEEEEPIEEEPEEELEPGSLEEAARQLVRYYQNQQPNSPTSDWEAFVGLWGLGENFRQAPWPVYGWQEKDPGFDAITFGNAHIHHIYSLLGTGHNPAEAFETNRNLFSELAQQQNEDSGYFGNLGKHIWAMVALDIGLDIDAEIPEWNAAARQKAIDALLAQQNTDGSFGRFSHIDYTGWALIPLSRSEGVAVEKAIQDAKSYLKSMQEPDGGFGGTGSWDVANSNSIACVIQGLIALGEDVQNPEGPWAKNGNTPVDALLKYQREDGAFNWKMDDEGSIGMATKQVSVALSDLKSERSTWYQMGTISFETVDDSGLTALIEEAEEKENGQYTAVSWQRMNQALEEAKELVKNQSATQEAVDQAAEKLREALHLLVRRVTLSQEEGSHRISLEDMEEEVEIEISPADSHKEVEILLSSIKPARMNLPADTPLPGIRAENGKSVFEIEKGTQITEGDSSRFDLLIERPEKESEIESLLKKHLTSNGSRSSIKTVGKALSLGNEERITLDQYATLTFQGESGKEVGYLQNGTLSLVEKVSNIEEAEKQGMEIFAYDNGENLLLRTTHFTDFFVYSLEEDEKDEEDTGSDQEDEEDTGSDTGSDTGSGGPGGGAGGGGGVVPKPEKETVTISIDKKTIDKGYVLRPVEVELKKGDSAWDVLKREMDRRSIAYRYSFSEQYNSVYVESIAGDGEFDHGEFSGWMYNVNGWYPNYGASRYELRHGDRMQWRYTTDLGEDLGEDLSKWENDGDSGHTVEIRAGEKKPVLQIPEDIKEKYVIKIDEKLKDIEVLRIEIPEIEEVVALNLAESKDALPAMIAVKEDWELEIEKDTALLSEETEVQLFSLVEQEAIEWLENQWVNSDTEEEKVVKKAVMMGHPEKKISFSIPVTLSLKNGRNLQVVVKSEETLREIPVYETEEKAKEALAEEKEAKEAYAYLEGDTLRVKTLHFSDFFFYQRAEEVEKVEKVDEAAEAEKRRQERLEALLLYEDEAQISDWAREAMAKAVDTGVMRGYSQQLRPQDAVTRAEFVTLLTSVVETDEHQRSLRFHDITSDHWYYQPVMKAAGSGWVSGYGDYFNPQAPISREEMAVMLAKAIELEYWNSILDTSDAELVSPWAAESVSAVMAHRYMNGNGHQFMPKEITTREMAAVVVMKAFDRETERKQKNISAASDLTDPVKEEEAKEDEKVQKEKRKEDKDKDKAKEASEETTIGRREAVLQKKIEETASFMKIMVPDPQVASVGGEWTIFSIARSHVEVPKTYQEKYLKNVENTMREKEGILHPIKYTEYDRVILALTSLGIPVEDVAGYSLLDPLADFETVLKQGLNGPIWALIALDTGGYTIPQIPDFPTQTSREKLIKEILDRELPGGGWSLTGDLPADTDITGMAIQALAPYQDQSAVKKATEKGLDFLSREQLEDGSFQSAWGNEASSESISQVIVALTALGIHPEEDQRFIKNGNSPVDALLSFYVEGGGFRHIQSGEVDPMATDQGMYALVSYHRFLKGLPRLYDMTTVTRDGKE; the protein is encoded by the coding sequence ATGTCAAAAATGGCATGGAAGCAACGTATTGCGTTGCTAGTAACCTTAAGTATGGTACTACCTTTGTTTAGTCCATTTGTAGCATGGGCGGAAAAAGATTTGGTGGAGAAACACACTGAATCAACGAAAACAACAGTTACGGAAAAGGTTTACCAAGAGGTGGATCAAATCCCTGAAACGAATGATTCGGATGATCAGAGTGATAGGAAACATCTGGATACAAAGGAAGAAAAGCCAGAAGAAAAACAGGAAGATGCAGCTTATGAGGAAGCGAAAGAAACAGAAGAGACAGAAGAAGTAGAACAAATAAAAATGCAAAGCAATGATGAATTTGAGTTTGATGAAGAAAAAGGAATTATTTTAGGATATCGAGGAAAAAATCCACCAGAAGAGCTAATCATACCATCTACTATTAACGGAGTGGATGTGAAAAAAATAGGTGAAAAAGCTTTTCACTTCTCTTCTTTTGGCGGAAGTATTAATAGTCAGATTAAAACACTTGTGCTACCAGAAGGGCTTGAAGAAGTAGGTCCATGGGCATTTCAGGGGAACTTGATTGAAGAACTGAAATTGCCTAACACCTTGAAAACAGTAGAGAAACGAGGGTTCTGGGGGAATCAGATTAAAGAAATTACCTTCTCTGATCATTTGGTAAAAATTGGAGAGGATGCTTTTGAAGGCAATAAGTTGAAAGAAATTCACCTTCCTGAATCCTTAAAAGAAATAGGAGCTATGGCTTTTAAGGATAATGAACTGGAGCATGTGACGTTATCTTTGGGACTTGAAGAAATTGGACAGCAGGCATTTACCTTCAATGCCCTGGACGAAATTATTTTGCCTGATAGTGTGAAGGATTTTCCATCCAATGGAAGAATTTTCTGGCGGAGCAATACAAAGAAAGAGGATGGAATCCAGCGATATACAAAGATTTATAATAATGGGGATGCAACAGACTTAAATACTCAAGGAATTGTTAATCCTGCTTCTCTGACGATTCATTATGTAGATGAACAGGGGAAAAGCATCAAGGAAACGGAAGGGATTACAGGTCAGGAAAAGCATGCTGTATGCGATGAAAGCTGGAGTCTGGTAGTGGGTAACCAACGCTACTTGAAAGATTATAGAACCAGTACGGGGAATTTTAGGGACTATAATTTTACAGAATCCTTGGGAGAAAACTATTTCCGAATAGGAAATACGATCACCTTTGTACCAAAAGAAATTCCTGGATATCTAGCTCCAGAACCTATTGAAATAACACTTGAAGAAAAGCATAACGAAAGCAATGTTGTTTATCAGGAACTTGGCTCTATCGCTTTGTCGTTGGAAGGTGAAGGTGTTAAAAGCCTGCCGGAAGCCGGCACTATAGGGATAAATCAAGACGTAAGGATTTATGTCATTCCTCCGGAAGGCAAAGAGATTGATCGGTTTTTAGTCAATGGTAAAGACAAGCAAGAAAGGTTGGAGTATAGGAATTTACGCTATGAATATTCGTTTAAAGCGATAAAAGATACAGATGTAGAAGTGACTTATCGTAGCGTTGGAGAATCGACCCAAGAATTGGAGATAAAAGTAGAAGAAAAAGCTTTTTTACTTGGAGAAAAGGCCCAGATCACATTAGCCTATCGGGGTGAACTGGTAGAGCCACCGTTTGACGGGATTCAATGGAACGTTGATGATGAATCTGTGGCATATCTTGATGAAAACACTGGAGAAATAATAGCTCTTAAATCGGGTACATTTATTTTAACAGCTATGTTAAAGGATGACAGTACCCGTCAGGATCAAATAGAAATAGAAGTATTATCTTTTCCCTCATCGATCCGGATAGAAGCGAATGATCATACGATGGTGCCGGAAACAGAGGTAGAGATTTCTTCCTTAGACCTAAGTCAATATGGCATTAGTCGAGAATTTGACGAAGTACGACCTATTCATGTTATTATTGCCGGACTGGAAAGTGTTGGCATAGATTGCAGTGATAGTCAAAAAGGACTTAATCATAATAATGGTACCTACATTGATATGATTGATGGATTAGCTACCTTTAGTACGGGTCCTGGAGATGGGTGGATGTATTATGTGGACCATCAATGGGCCAATTTAGGGGTAGATAATTATCCCATCCATCCAAACCAGGAAATTGTTATGTTCTTTGTGGAAGACTATATGGATAACACCTATAGCTGGTTTGAAGAAAAAAGGATCTATACATCAACAGGAGAAGCAACAGAACTGGTGTTGACTGGATCTCATTATGATATGTGGACAGATGAAACAACCACCGGACCTGTAGAAGGTGCAAAGATTCTACGGGAAGAAGAAGCTTTAGAAATAGCTGGCGAAACTTTTACCACCGATGAAGATGGAAAAGTATCCATCGTTTTTGCCAAGCCGGGAACCTATCATCTATCGGCTGAAAGATTTTCGACAGAAGGTAAACGAGATATTTCCAGACCTTATGTAAAAGTAGTGGTGGAAGGAGAAGAAAAAGAGCCCACCCCCTTTGAAGTGGAAATCAAAGGGTTGACAAATCCCTCCTATCAGTCAAAAGTTACAGCTGAAGTGGAGTATCGGGGCGATTTTCAGAAGCCGGTATCGGTTCAGTTAGAATATGATGGTCAAATCATAGAAGCTGAATCATCAGGCGAATATGTGCTGAATCTGGCGGAAGGCATCAATGTGATTACGGCCAAAGCTACCGATAACCAGGGGAATGAAGTAACTGATAGAAAGATAATAAACTATAGCCAGATCAAGGTAGTGGATTTTAAACCAGCTCCTGGCCAGTTTACCAATACAAACTGGACAGATGCCAGTAGGCTTCGGTCAGTTCCAGATGGAGGAATCTCCCTGGGTGCTTTTGGCGGGTATGTTATTGTCGAATTTGAAGAACCTGTGAAAAATGATCCAAGAAATCCATACGGCATGGATTTTACCGTGTTCGGAAACCCCTTTGAAATAGCAGGACAACCGAATATCTACAATCAGGAACCAGGTATTGTAGAGGTAAGTAACAACCTGGAAGGACCATGGTACGTACTGGCAGGTTCGGAGCATTATCAGGAAGATACGTACCACGATTATCGGGTGACCTATACCAATCCGAAAAAAGAAAAAGCTACCAATGTTCCCTGGCAGGACAATAAGGGAAATCAAGGCCATGTGAAAAGAACGATTTATGATAATCCTATGTATCCTGAGGCTGAAGCCTTTCCAAACATTGATCAGAATCAATATACCCTGACAGGCGTATCGATTCTTAATAATTTGGCAGGAACGGAGGTAGGAACCAAGGCGTATCAGGTAGGATTTGGATATGCGGACAGCACTCCTACTGCTTCTGGTGCAGATTTTCAAGGCCCTCCCAACAATCCTTACCGATTGGGCATTCAAGGGTACGGTGGCGATGCCATGGACCTTCGTTGGGCTGTGGACCAACAGGGAAATCCGGTAAAACTAGATGAAGTTCGGTACGTAAAAGTGTATACCGGACTAATGAAGCATGCCGGAGGATTTGGCGAAATTTCCACAGAAATAACCGGAATACGTCCCAGCACGCCAGTGGAAAACAAGGTTCATCGCATTGAGATTGCAGGAGATTTAGAATTAGAGCCTGGCCAGAACAGTCAGCTATACGTAAAGGCTTTTGATCAAGCAGGAAAGGAAACCATTTATCAGCAAATAGACTGGAGCATTGAAGATAGCAAAGTAGCCGATATCCGAAAAGAAGCTGGGCTTGTAACCGGTTTGCGGGATGGCAAGGTTCAAGTAACCGCTACTTTAGCAACAGATCCAACGGTACAGGATACTGTAGAGCTGGTAGTTGGGTCGCCGGAAACGGTTATTCCTAAAAGGCTTCACATCACTAATCCAACAGGAAATAACACCCTGCAGGTGGGTGGAAAAACACGGCTTACACCAGTAGTGTATGATGAGGCAGGTCATATCATTGAAGGAATTGAAGACGATGCCTTTGTTTGGGAAAGTCAAGAGGAGAGAATTGCCTCCGTAGAACCTTGGTTCCTTGCAGGACGGTGGGAAGTTGAGGGCCACGGTGTTGGATACACGACTATCCAGGCTGTTTATGAAGGGATAGAAGGCTCGGCCGTCATTCGGGTCCTTGAAGAAGAACTTAATGTACGCACGGATGATAATCGCAGGATTGCCGAAAACGCTTGGAAAAACGCTTTGAAAAATGCAAAAGCCTTGCAAAGCGAAAAAGTATATTTAGGCGTTATCAACACCAATGCTGATCGGGAAGGGGATACGCTTCGAATACCAGTGGCATTTTTGCAACAAGCAAAAGAACAAAAAGTCACGTTGGTAGTAGAGGCTAAAGATTATGGTCTGGTCATTGATCCAAAGGCCTTTGATCTATCACCCTATAAGGAATTAGATTCCTCGGAGTTGCGGATTAGGACCAGCATGTTAGAAGCTGAGAGCCTACCAGCTTATCAGGGAAAAGAAACACTGGGAAGAACCTGGAAGCTGGCAATGAGTTTTTATGATGGAGAACAGATCCTAGAAGAAATCAGCCAGTTTTCCGCAGGCACAGAGGTTCAGTGGAGGATGAAATACTGGGGTCATGAAGGGGCAGATCAGGAAGCCAGCCGCATGCATCCCTATATTCTGGAAGACAATCAAGAAGCCTATATTGGACATTCCGAATATCATACTGAATCGCAGCAGCTTCGATTCTCCTTAAGAAAACCAGCCCTGGTGACCACGGTGCTGGGTGATTATGAACCGATAGATAAAGAAGAACCAGAAGAGGAAGAACCAATAGAAGAAGAACCAGAGGAAGAACTTGAACCGGGAAGTTTGGAAGAGGCGGCTCGCCAGTTGGTTCGATACTACCAGAATCAGCAACCCAACAGTCCCACCAGCGATTGGGAAGCCTTTGTAGGCCTTTGGGGACTTGGAGAAAATTTCCGGCAAGCGCCATGGCCAGTCTATGGATGGCAAGAAAAAGATCCAGGATTTGACGCCATCACCTTTGGAAATGCACATATCCATCACATTTACAGCCTCTTAGGAACCGGGCACAATCCAGCAGAAGCCTTTGAAACCAATCGAAATCTTTTTTCAGAACTGGCCCAACAGCAAAATGAAGATAGTGGTTATTTCGGAAATCTTGGAAAACATATATGGGCGATGGTAGCTCTGGATATTGGATTAGATATTGATGCTGAAATACCGGAATGGAATGCAGCGGCAAGGCAAAAAGCCATTGACGCTTTGCTGGCTCAACAAAATACAGACGGCAGCTTTGGCCGATTTAGTCATATTGACTATACCGGTTGGGCATTAATACCACTTTCTCGGTCAGAGGGTGTTGCTGTAGAAAAAGCCATTCAAGACGCTAAAAGCTACCTGAAATCCATGCAGGAACCTGATGGAGGTTTTGGTGGCACAGGTAGTTGGGATGTGGCCAACTCCAACAGTATTGCATGCGTTATTCAAGGGTTGATAGCCCTTGGAGAAGACGTTCAGAATCCAGAAGGCCCATGGGCTAAAAATGGCAATACACCAGTAGATGCTTTGCTGAAATATCAACGAGAAGATGGGGCTTTTAATTGGAAAATGGATGATGAAGGCTCCATTGGCATGGCAACCAAACAAGTATCCGTAGCTTTATCGGACTTGAAATCAGAAAGATCTACTTGGTATCAAATGGGCACAATCTCCTTTGAAACCGTTGATGATTCAGGCCTTACAGCCCTCATTGAAGAAGCAGAGGAAAAAGAAAACGGGCAATATACTGCTGTTTCCTGGCAACGAATGAATCAAGCATTGGAAGAAGCGAAAGAACTGGTGAAAAACCAGTCGGCAACACAGGAAGCCGTAGATCAAGCGGCAGAAAAATTACGGGAAGCCCTTCATCTGTTGGTCAGACGAGTAACCCTGTCCCAGGAGGAAGGAAGCCATCGGATTAGCCTGGAAGACATGGAGGAAGAAGTAGAAATAGAAATAAGTCCAGCCGATAGTCATAAGGAAGTAGAAATTCTGCTTTCTTCGATAAAGCCGGCAAGAATGAACCTGCCAGCCGACACTCCCCTTCCTGGGATAAGGGCAGAAAACGGGAAAAGCGTTTTTGAGATAGAAAAAGGAACACAGATCACAGAGGGAGACAGCTCTCGATTTGACCTGTTAATTGAAAGACCGGAAAAAGAAAGCGAGATAGAATCGCTTTTGAAGAAACACTTAACCAGCAACGGAAGTCGTTCTTCCATAAAGACTGTTGGGAAGGCTCTATCTCTTGGAAATGAAGAAAGAATAACCTTAGATCAATACGCAACCCTTACGTTTCAGGGCGAAAGTGGCAAAGAAGTAGGTTATCTTCAAAATGGCACTCTGAGTCTTGTTGAAAAAGTAAGCAATATAGAAGAAGCTGAAAAGCAGGGCATGGAAATCTTTGCTTATGATAACGGAGAAAATCTCTTGCTTCGCACCACGCACTTTACAGATTTCTTTGTGTACAGCTTGGAAGAAGATGAGAAAGACGAAGAGGATACCGGCTCAGATCAGGAAGATGAAGAGGACACTGGATCAGATACCGGATCAGATACTGGCAGTGGTGGCCCAGGTGGTGGCGCTGGCGGTGGTGGCGGTGTGGTTCCAAAACCGGAAAAAGAAACCGTAACCATCTCTATTGATAAAAAAACCATAGATAAAGGATATGTCCTTCGTCCTGTCGAAGTGGAGTTAAAAAAAGGAGATTCAGCCTGGGACGTATTAAAGCGAGAAATGGATCGACGATCCATAGCCTATCGGTATAGCTTCTCCGAACAATACAATAGTGTTTATGTAGAATCCATTGCGGGAGATGGCGAGTTTGACCATGGTGAGTTCAGTGGCTGGATGTACAATGTTAATGGATGGTACCCTAACTATGGTGCCAGCCGATATGAGTTAAGGCATGGCGATAGAATGCAATGGCGCTATACCACCGACTTGGGAGAAGATCTTGGAGAGGATTTAAGCAAGTGGGAGAATGATGGCGACAGCGGCCATACGGTTGAAATAAGAGCAGGTGAGAAAAAGCCGGTTCTTCAGATTCCGGAAGATATTAAAGAAAAATATGTGATTAAGATTGATGAAAAGTTAAAAGATATTGAAGTTCTTCGCATTGAAATACCAGAAATAGAGGAAGTAGTAGCACTTAATCTGGCGGAAAGCAAAGACGCCCTGCCGGCCATGATCGCTGTTAAGGAAGACTGGGAGTTGGAAATCGAAAAAGATACGGCTTTGCTTTCAGAAGAAACAGAAGTACAACTCTTTAGTTTAGTAGAGCAAGAAGCCATTGAATGGCTGGAAAACCAGTGGGTAAACTCAGATACAGAAGAAGAAAAAGTAGTTAAAAAAGCGGTGATGATGGGACATCCAGAGAAAAAGATATCCTTCAGCATACCGGTTACTCTTAGTTTGAAAAATGGCCGGAACTTACAGGTCGTCGTAAAGAGTGAAGAAACCTTAAGAGAAATTCCTGTATATGAAACAGAAGAAAAAGCCAAAGAAGCATTAGCGGAAGAAAAAGAAGCTAAAGAAGCATATGCCTATTTGGAAGGAGATACCCTTCGGGTAAAAACCCTTCACTTTAGTGATTTCTTCTTTTATCAACGGGCAGAAGAGGTAGAAAAAGTCGAAAAAGTTGATGAAGCAGCTGAAGCAGAGAAACGGCGACAAGAAAGACTAGAAGCCCTGCTTCTATACGAAGATGAGGCGCAAATATCAGATTGGGCTAGGGAAGCCATGGCAAAAGCCGTAGATACGGGAGTGATGCGAGGCTATTCACAGCAACTTCGGCCACAGGATGCGGTAACCCGGGCAGAGTTTGTTACATTGCTGACCAGTGTTGTTGAAACCGACGAACATCAAAGAAGCCTTCGATTCCATGACATTACATCGGATCATTGGTATTACCAACCAGTGATGAAAGCCGCCGGCAGTGGATGGGTATCTGGTTATGGCGATTACTTTAACCCCCAAGCCCCTATTAGCCGTGAAGAAATGGCAGTAATGCTGGCGAAAGCCATCGAATTAGAATACTGGAATTCAATCCTTGACACTTCTGACGCTGAACTGGTTTCTCCCTGGGCAGCAGAATCCGTATCCGCAGTGATGGCACATCGTTATATGAATGGAAATGGCCATCAGTTTATGCCAAAAGAAATCACAACCAGAGAGATGGCTGCGGTTGTGGTCATGAAAGCCTTTGACAGAGAAACAGAGAGGAAGCAAAAGAATATCAGTGCTGCTTCTGACCTGACAGATCCAGTGAAAGAGGAAGAAGCGAAGGAAGACGAAAAGGTACAAAAGGAAAAAAGGAAGGAAGATAAAGACAAAGACAAAGCAAAAGAAGCAAGTGAAGAAACAACCATAGGACGGCGTGAAGCCGTCCTCCAGAAAAAAATAGAAGAGACCGCTTCTTTTATGAAAATCATGGTGCCAGATCCCCAGGTAGCCAGTGTAGGTGGAGAATGGACGATTTTTTCCATTGCTAGATCCCATGTGGAAGTACCAAAGACCTATCAAGAAAAATACCTGAAAAACGTGGAAAATACCATGAGAGAAAAGGAAGGGATTCTTCATCCTATTAAGTATACCGAGTATGATCGGGTCATTCTGGCCCTTACTTCTCTGGGAATACCCGTAGAAGATGTGGCCGGCTATAGCTTATTAGATCCCTTAGCAGATTTTGAAACCGTATTAAAACAAGGGCTGAACGGGCCTATTTGGGCATTAATTGCCCTAGATACTGGCGGCTATACAATTCCTCAAATTCCAGATTTTCCTACCCAAACCAGCAGAGAAAAGTTGATTAAGGAAATACTGGACCGGGAGTTACCTGGAGGTGGCTGGTCGTTGACAGGAGATTTGCCGGCAGATACGGATATTACTGGAATGGCTATTCAAGCTTTGGCACCTTATCAAGATCAATCGGCGGTGAAAAAAGCTACTGAGAAAGGATTGGATTTTTTATCTCGGGAACAATTAGAGGATGGGAGCTTTCAAAGTGCCTGGGGCAACGAAGCCAGCAGCGAAAGTATTTCTCAGGTTATTGTGGCATTAACGGCTTTGGGGATCCATCCAGAAGAAGATCAACGTTTCATTAAAAATGGGAACAGCCCCGTAGATGCCTTGTTAAGCTTTTACGTGGAAGGTGGAGGATTTCGCCACATTCAATCCGGAGAGGTAGACCCCATGGCAACGGATCAGGGAATGTACGCATTGGTGTCGTATCATCGATTCTTAAAAGGATTGCCAAGGTTGTATGATATGACTACTGTTACTAGGGACGGAAAAGAATGA